In Zobellia roscoffensis, the following are encoded in one genomic region:
- a CDS encoding mechanosensitive ion channel family protein, with translation MIQDTQSKVEEIIEVDIWGGIKDFLNLGLKYGEGENTINITIGLLLLLTVAFLLTGVVLKWFRTLITRRMASDDQLKFVSVFKFIRYVVYMVVILLTMSAAGIDITLLLTASAALFVGLGLALQELFQDVIGGIFIIIDKSLHVGDIIEVDNKVGKVFEIKLRTTRAITRDDKVIIIPNHKFISDIIYNYTQNHKTTREQIKIGIAYGSNVVLATKILEDIAAGQKGLLKSPKPFVIFEDFGDSALLFSLNFYTADSFNVPKIKSEMRYKLDAEFRKSNISIPFPQRDIHIIQQKPFQHSNATNTEAN, from the coding sequence ATGATTCAAGACACGCAAAGTAAAGTAGAAGAAATAATAGAAGTGGATATTTGGGGAGGGATTAAAGATTTTCTTAATCTAGGACTTAAATATGGAGAAGGAGAGAATACCATAAACATTACCATTGGTCTCCTTTTGCTACTAACGGTTGCTTTTTTATTAACCGGTGTAGTACTTAAGTGGTTCCGTACACTTATAACCAGGCGCATGGCCAGTGATGATCAGCTTAAATTCGTTAGCGTCTTTAAGTTTATTAGGTATGTAGTGTATATGGTCGTTATTCTTTTGACCATGAGTGCAGCAGGTATAGATATAACACTTCTTCTCACAGCTTCAGCGGCACTTTTTGTTGGTTTAGGGCTAGCGCTTCAAGAACTTTTTCAAGATGTTATAGGAGGTATTTTTATTATCATAGATAAATCGCTTCATGTTGGTGATATAATTGAAGTAGATAATAAAGTAGGAAAGGTCTTTGAAATTAAATTAAGGACAACCCGTGCAATTACCAGAGATGATAAAGTTATCATTATTCCTAATCACAAATTCATCAGTGATATAATATATAATTACACCCAAAACCATAAAACTACAAGGGAGCAAATAAAGATTGGAATTGCATACGGCAGCAATGTTGTTTTGGCTACTAAAATCTTAGAAGATATTGCGGCAGGGCAAAAGGGCTTATTAAAAAGTCCTAAACCATTTGTGATTTTTGAAGATTTTGGAGATTCTGCACTGTTATTTTCCTTGAATTTTTATACAGCCGATAGTTTTAATGTCCCCAAAATTAAGAGTGAAATGCGTTACAAATTAGACGCCGAGTTTAGAAAGAGTAATATTTCTATACCTTTTCCGCAAAGAGATATACATATTATTCAACAAAAGCCGTTTCAACATAGTAATGCAACTAATACCGAAGCGAATTAG
- a CDS encoding branched-chain amino acid aminotransferase: MNSTMQKISIEKVKESKIDQVDFNNLAFGSVFTDHMLVCDYKNGAWETPKVVPYQPISLDPSAKIFHYGQSIFEGMKAYKDTDEKVWLFRPLDNHKRLNISAKRMSIPEIPEEFFMEGLKTLLEVEDKWIPQTEGSSMYIRPFMFASGNGFHASPANAYKFMICLAPSGAYFSGKVKVLIEEKYSRSANGGVGYAKTGGNYAGQFYPTQLAVEKGYNQVIWTDDHSHEYIEEAGAMNIFIRINDTLITGPTSDRILDGITRKSILQLAEKKGIATEVRKITVTEVVEAAKNGSLKEMFGAGTAAVVSPISAFGYRDVDYDLPELEDSYASQIKKDITDIQYNRSEDPFGWRVGL; this comes from the coding sequence ATGAACTCGACCATGCAAAAAATCAGCATCGAAAAGGTAAAAGAATCAAAGATTGATCAAGTAGACTTCAACAATCTCGCTTTTGGGAGTGTATTTACCGATCATATGCTGGTCTGTGATTATAAAAATGGCGCTTGGGAAACTCCAAAAGTAGTTCCCTACCAACCTATTAGCCTTGACCCTTCCGCTAAAATATTCCATTATGGGCAATCTATTTTTGAAGGAATGAAAGCTTATAAAGACACGGATGAAAAAGTATGGCTTTTTAGACCATTGGACAATCACAAAAGATTGAACATATCCGCAAAACGTATGTCTATTCCAGAAATTCCAGAAGAATTTTTCATGGAAGGTTTAAAGACTTTGTTGGAGGTAGAAGATAAATGGATTCCTCAGACCGAAGGGAGCTCTATGTATATTAGACCATTTATGTTTGCATCGGGCAACGGTTTTCATGCCTCACCTGCCAATGCCTACAAATTTATGATCTGCCTTGCACCATCCGGCGCATATTTTTCAGGTAAGGTAAAAGTTCTTATTGAAGAGAAATATTCTCGTTCTGCTAATGGTGGCGTGGGATACGCAAAAACAGGTGGTAATTACGCCGGCCAATTCTACCCTACTCAGTTAGCAGTAGAAAAAGGTTACAACCAGGTTATCTGGACGGATGACCACAGTCACGAATACATTGAGGAAGCTGGTGCCATGAATATTTTTATCCGCATCAATGACACTTTGATTACAGGTCCTACCAGTGATCGTATATTAGATGGTATCACACGGAAAAGTATTTTACAGCTAGCAGAGAAAAAAGGCATTGCGACCGAAGTACGGAAAATTACTGTTACCGAAGTTGTTGAGGCAGCCAAAAACGGAAGCCTAAAAGAAATGTTCGGAGCAGGGACTGCCGCTGTTGTTTCTCCTATTTCAGCATTTGGCTATAGAGACGTAGATTATGATTTGCCAGAACTTGAAGATAGTTACGCTTCTCAAATAAAGAAAGACATTACCGATATTCAATACAACCGCTCCGAAGACCCATTTGGATGGCGTGTTGGTCTATAA
- a CDS encoding DUF4920 domain-containing protein translates to MRLFNNLLAVFMVVLACRGQETQKVTYDGVDYQVIGGDIAADSAITDVEMTHEFKDMVVQDTLRTKFKAVVTDVCKVKGCWMKLQLGDGQEAMVRFKDYGFFMPSDITGKEVIVNGYAFVESMSVEDQKHYTKDGGKTESEIAKITEPKKTYGFEADGVLIENK, encoded by the coding sequence ATGCGTCTATTTAACAATTTACTTGCGGTTTTTATGGTGGTTTTGGCCTGCAGAGGGCAAGAAACCCAAAAGGTAACTTATGATGGTGTAGACTATCAAGTTATAGGTGGGGATATAGCAGCAGACAGTGCTATAACCGATGTTGAAATGACACATGAATTTAAAGATATGGTCGTTCAGGATACATTGCGCACAAAATTTAAGGCCGTAGTAACAGATGTTTGTAAAGTTAAAGGCTGTTGGATGAAGTTGCAGTTGGGCGATGGTCAGGAGGCTATGGTGCGTTTTAAGGATTATGGGTTTTTTATGCCAAGTGATATTACTGGAAAAGAAGTCATTGTAAACGGGTATGCTTTTGTAGAATCTATGAGTGTGGAAGATCAGAAGCACTATACCAAAGATGGTGGCAAAACGGAATCTGAAATTGCTAAAATAACTGAGCCCAAGAAAACATACGGTTTTGAAGCGGACGGAGTTTTGATAGAAAATAAATAG
- a CDS encoding sigma-54-dependent transcriptional regulator produces the protein MPKILVIEDEAAIRRVLVKILSEESDSYQLEEAEDGLKGLEAVKNNDYDLVLCDIKMPKMDGVEVLEAARKIKPETPFIMISGHGDLDTAVNTMRLGAFDYISKPPDLNRLLTTVRNAVDRKVLVVENKKLKKKVSKNYEMIGNSQEITVIQDMIEKVAPTDARVLITGSNGTGKELVAHWVHEKSQRSAAPFIEVNCAAIPSELIESELFGHVKGAFTSAVRDRAGKFEAANKGTIFLDEIGDMSLSAQAKVLRALQESKISRVGTDKDIKVDVRVIAATNKNLKKEIEEGNFREDLYHRLAVILIQVPALNDRRDDIPLLIEHFAKKIASEQGIAPKTFSAKAIKLLKSYDWTGNIRELRNVVERLIILGGKEVTEEDVKLFASK, from the coding sequence ATGCCCAAAATACTAGTAATTGAAGACGAAGCAGCAATTAGACGTGTGCTGGTAAAGATTCTTTCTGAAGAAAGTGATAGTTACCAGTTGGAAGAAGCGGAAGACGGTCTTAAGGGGCTAGAAGCTGTTAAAAATAATGATTACGATCTTGTGCTTTGCGACATAAAAATGCCAAAGATGGATGGTGTAGAAGTACTTGAAGCTGCGCGAAAAATTAAACCTGAAACTCCGTTTATAATGATTTCCGGCCACGGAGATTTAGATACGGCTGTAAATACCATGCGACTTGGAGCGTTCGATTATATTTCAAAACCACCGGATCTTAATAGGTTATTGACTACCGTTCGTAACGCAGTAGATCGTAAGGTACTAGTTGTAGAGAATAAGAAGCTGAAGAAAAAGGTGAGCAAGAATTATGAGATGATAGGTAATAGCCAAGAGATTACCGTCATACAAGATATGATTGAAAAAGTTGCTCCTACAGATGCTCGTGTGCTTATTACGGGCTCAAATGGTACCGGCAAAGAGTTGGTGGCACATTGGGTTCATGAGAAAAGCCAGCGAAGTGCCGCTCCTTTTATTGAGGTGAATTGTGCGGCAATCCCATCAGAATTAATAGAAAGCGAACTTTTTGGTCATGTAAAAGGGGCATTTACATCTGCAGTTAGGGATCGTGCTGGTAAATTTGAAGCTGCCAATAAGGGAACTATTTTTCTTGATGAAATAGGAGATATGAGCCTTTCTGCCCAAGCTAAGGTGCTTAGAGCACTTCAAGAAAGCAAGATTTCTCGTGTAGGTACGGATAAGGACATTAAAGTGGATGTTCGCGTTATTGCGGCAACAAACAAGAATCTTAAAAAGGAAATAGAAGAAGGTAATTTCCGAGAGGATTTATACCATAGATTGGCCGTAATATTAATACAAGTGCCAGCCTTAAATGATAGACGAGATGATATTCCGTTGTTGATAGAACACTTTGCCAAAAAGATAGCTTCGGAACAAGGTATTGCTCCCAAGACGTTTTCGGCGAAAGCCATCAAGCTTTTAAAAAGTTATGATTGGACGGGAAATATTAGAGAGCTCAGGAACGTTGTGGAACGTTTAATAATTTTAGGAGGAAAAGAAGTTACAGAAGAAGATGTAAAACTCTTTGCTAGTAAGTAA
- a CDS encoding ABC transporter permease yields MNKLSLIIKREYLAKVRNKSFVIMTFLSPILMVAMVVLVAYLAKVNDNESRVIGILNESDYFSNDFVPSETTTFVDFTDVTLEEAKDSIASLGFDGLLYLPNDTNLKTVTENSFFYTKDAPPTQVVERLENTIQERLRQERLHEMGITAADFAKMDTHFEMKTATFSGETNLKGINEIKAFIGGGFGYLIMMFIIIYGGFVMRSVIEEKTSRIIEVIISSVKPFQLMLGKIIGTSLAGITQFAIWIVSASILLFISFAVFDIDPSTMNEGASIAPAMGPGLPSVDQTMQLYAQELFKIPWVMLITFFLIYFILGYLIYSSIYAAIGAAVDNETDTQQFIFPIILPLMLAIYVGFFSVFSNPHGPIAVGFSLFPLTSPIVMLMRLPGGIGEGGVPVWELATSIILLIVTFIGIVWLAAKIYRVGILMYGKKPTYKELFRWLRY; encoded by the coding sequence ATGAATAAGTTATCGCTTATTATAAAAAGGGAATATTTGGCCAAAGTGCGCAATAAGTCCTTTGTAATAATGACATTTTTGAGTCCTATTCTTATGGTTGCTATGGTGGTGCTTGTTGCATATTTAGCCAAAGTGAATGATAATGAGTCTAGGGTTATAGGTATATTGAATGAAAGTGATTATTTTTCTAATGACTTTGTTCCTAGTGAAACCACAACATTTGTAGATTTTACGGATGTTACTCTGGAAGAGGCAAAAGATTCTATTGCCAGCTTGGGTTTTGATGGTCTTTTGTATTTACCCAATGACACTAATTTAAAAACAGTAACCGAGAATTCTTTTTTTTATACAAAAGATGCACCACCTACGCAGGTAGTTGAGCGTTTGGAAAATACCATTCAAGAACGATTGCGTCAAGAACGATTGCATGAAATGGGAATAACAGCTGCAGATTTCGCAAAGATGGATACCCATTTTGAGATGAAAACGGCAACTTTTTCAGGAGAGACCAATCTTAAAGGAATAAACGAAATTAAAGCGTTTATTGGCGGTGGTTTTGGTTATTTGATCATGATGTTCATAATCATTTATGGTGGTTTTGTAATGCGTAGTGTTATAGAGGAAAAAACCAGTAGAATTATAGAAGTGATTATTTCTTCCGTTAAACCGTTTCAACTTATGTTGGGAAAAATCATTGGAACCTCGTTGGCGGGAATCACACAATTTGCTATTTGGATTGTTTCTGCAAGCATTCTTTTATTCATATCGTTTGCTGTTTTTGATATTGATCCCTCTACAATGAATGAAGGTGCTTCAATTGCACCCGCTATGGGGCCTGGTTTGCCATCTGTAGATCAGACAATGCAATTATATGCTCAAGAACTTTTTAAGATTCCGTGGGTGATGCTCATTACTTTTTTTCTCATTTATTTTATATTGGGGTATTTAATTTATAGTTCAATTTATGCGGCAATAGGTGCTGCAGTAGATAATGAAACAGATACCCAGCAATTTATATTCCCTATTATTCTGCCATTAATGCTGGCTATTTATGTTGGCTTCTTTTCAGTTTTCAGCAATCCTCATGGGCCTATTGCAGTTGGGTTTTCTTTATTTCCTTTAACCTCGCCAATTGTTATGCTTATGCGTCTGCCAGGAGGTATCGGAGAAGGTGGTGTGCCGGTTTGGGAGTTGGCCACATCTATTATCCTATTAATCGTTACTTTTATAGGTATCGTATGGCTGGCAGCTAAAATTTATAGAGTAGGTATTCTTATGTACGGTAAGAAACCAACCTATAAGGAATTGTTCAGGTGGTTAAGATATTGA
- the dnaJ gene encoding molecular chaperone DnaJ → MKEDYYEVLGISKSASAAEIKKAYRKKALEHHPDKNPGDSKAEELFKKSAEAYEVLSNPDKKARYDQFGHGAFDGSGGFGGGGGMNMDDIFSQFGDIFGSAFGGGGGGGFGGFGGGGFGGGGQRRVKGSNLRIRVKLTLEEVANGVEKKIKVRRKIQASGVTYTTCATCGGRGQVTKITNTILGRMQTAATCSTCGGSGQVLDKKPSDADAQGLKVSEETVAINIPAGVEDGMQLKVPNKGNDAPGNGVPGDLLVAIETLDHDTLKREGDNLHYDLYISFSEAVLGTSKEIDAVGGKVRIKLESGIQSGKILRLRGKGISSINGYGSGDLLVHVNVWTPKELNKEQKEFFERMQNNENFVPKPEKSDKSFFEKVKDMFS, encoded by the coding sequence ATGAAGGAAGATTATTATGAGGTACTTGGTATTAGCAAAAGTGCCAGCGCAGCGGAAATAAAGAAAGCCTATAGAAAAAAGGCGTTGGAGCATCACCCGGATAAAAATCCTGGTGACTCCAAGGCTGAAGAGTTGTTTAAAAAATCTGCGGAGGCGTATGAGGTTTTAAGCAATCCTGACAAAAAAGCACGTTATGATCAGTTTGGGCATGGCGCTTTTGACGGTTCTGGTGGTTTCGGCGGTGGCGGCGGAATGAACATGGATGATATCTTTAGTCAGTTTGGAGACATTTTCGGCAGCGCCTTTGGCGGTGGCGGTGGTGGAGGCTTCGGTGGTTTTGGCGGAGGCGGCTTCGGTGGCGGAGGCCAACGCAGAGTCAAAGGAAGTAATTTGCGTATTCGCGTAAAATTGACCCTGGAAGAAGTTGCTAATGGCGTTGAGAAAAAAATAAAAGTCAGAAGAAAAATTCAAGCCAGTGGTGTTACGTATACTACGTGTGCAACTTGTGGCGGTAGAGGTCAGGTAACTAAGATTACCAATACAATTCTTGGTCGTATGCAAACCGCAGCTACATGTAGTACTTGTGGTGGTAGTGGGCAGGTTTTAGATAAAAAACCTAGCGATGCAGATGCGCAAGGATTGAAGGTTTCTGAAGAAACTGTAGCCATTAATATTCCAGCAGGTGTAGAAGATGGTATGCAGTTAAAAGTGCCTAATAAAGGTAATGATGCTCCTGGTAACGGAGTGCCAGGAGATTTATTGGTAGCTATAGAAACTTTGGATCATGATACCTTAAAACGTGAAGGTGATAACCTTCACTATGATTTATATATTAGTTTCTCTGAAGCTGTTTTGGGTACATCAAAAGAAATTGATGCTGTTGGTGGTAAGGTTCGTATTAAATTAGAATCGGGTATTCAATCTGGTAAAATATTAAGACTAAGAGGTAAAGGTATCTCAAGCATTAACGGGTATGGTAGCGGAGATTTATTAGTTCATGTAAACGTTTGGACTCCAAAAGAGTTGAATAAAGAACAGAAAGAGTTTTTTGAGCGAATGCAGAACAATGAAAACTTTGTGCCAAAACCTGAGAAATCTGATAAGTCTTTCTTTGAAAAAGTAAAAGATATGTTCTCATAG
- the mnmD gene encoding tRNA (5-methylaminomethyl-2-thiouridine)(34)-methyltransferase MnmD, protein MERKIITTGDGSKTIQISDWDEQYHSKHGAVQEAYHVFIKHGLSLFSGRDVNILEIGFGTGLNTLITYIESKKNSTKVGYRGVDAYPVSDEELEQLNYISELKAEVFTNDFQKMHSSPWESDIQISDDFVLRKEKKFFADITDENIFDLVYFDAFGARVQPELWTEEIFSIMYRAMKKDGVLVTYAAKGSVRRAMLAVGFKVERLPGPPGKREMLRARK, encoded by the coding sequence TTGGAGAGAAAGATTATTACCACCGGAGATGGTTCAAAGACTATTCAGATTTCTGATTGGGACGAGCAGTACCACTCAAAACATGGAGCGGTACAAGAGGCGTATCACGTATTCATTAAACACGGCCTTTCTCTTTTTTCTGGTAGAGATGTAAATATTCTGGAAATAGGTTTCGGTACCGGGCTCAATACGCTCATTACGTATATTGAGTCCAAAAAGAATTCCACCAAAGTTGGGTATAGGGGGGTGGATGCTTATCCTGTTTCTGACGAAGAGCTAGAACAGCTAAATTATATTTCAGAATTAAAAGCTGAGGTGTTTACTAATGATTTCCAAAAAATGCATAGCTCTCCGTGGGAAAGTGATATCCAAATTTCAGATGATTTCGTCTTGAGAAAAGAAAAGAAATTTTTTGCTGATATTACGGATGAAAATATTTTTGACCTCGTTTATTTTGATGCTTTTGGAGCACGGGTTCAGCCAGAATTATGGACGGAAGAAATCTTTTCCATAATGTACCGTGCCATGAAGAAAGATGGGGTTTTGGTTACTTATGCGGCAAAAGGAAGTGTAAGAAGGGCAATGTTAGCTGTAGGGTTTAAGGTTGAACGTCTTCCGGGACCTCCTGGAAAAAGAGAGATGTTACGGGCTAGAAAGTAA
- a CDS encoding ABC transporter ATP-binding protein: MNNILVTKEVTKQFGEYTALDKVSLEIPENSIYGLLGPNGAGKTTLIRIINQITFPDRGEVLFDGKPLKAEHVAQIGYLPEERGLYKSMKVGEQALYLAQLKGLSKAEAKKRLKFWFERLEIGDWWNKKIQELSKGMAQKIQFIVTVLHEPKLLIFDEPFSGFDPINANIIKDEILKLKENGTSIIFSTHRMESVEELCEYIALIHRSEKILDGKLSDIKKAYKNNIFKVGLQTENAEMLLKELTDKFTINTSLFDPEDNQLNLTLQLPTNDSREVLTYLSSKANINHFVETVPSTSEIFIQTVQSKSKAVDE; encoded by the coding sequence ATGAATAACATTTTGGTCACTAAGGAAGTCACCAAACAATTTGGGGAATACACTGCTCTAGATAAGGTTTCGTTAGAGATTCCTGAGAATAGTATTTACGGACTTCTTGGTCCAAATGGTGCAGGGAAGACTACACTTATTCGTATCATAAATCAAATTACATTCCCAGATAGAGGAGAGGTTTTGTTTGATGGAAAACCTCTAAAAGCAGAGCATGTAGCCCAAATTGGGTATTTGCCTGAGGAGCGCGGTCTTTATAAGAGCATGAAGGTGGGTGAGCAGGCTCTTTATTTGGCGCAATTAAAAGGATTGTCTAAAGCCGAGGCAAAAAAACGATTGAAATTTTGGTTTGAGCGTTTGGAAATAGGCGATTGGTGGAATAAGAAAATTCAAGAACTCTCAAAAGGTATGGCGCAAAAAATACAGTTCATTGTAACTGTTTTGCACGAACCAAAACTTTTGATTTTTGACGAACCCTTTAGTGGGTTCGATCCCATTAATGCCAATATTATTAAAGACGAAATTCTTAAACTAAAAGAGAATGGAACTTCAATTATATTTTCTACCCATAGGATGGAGTCTGTAGAAGAGCTTTGTGAGTATATAGCATTGATTCATCGCTCAGAAAAAATATTGGACGGTAAGCTATCGGATATTAAGAAGGCTTACAAGAATAATATTTTTAAAGTAGGATTACAGACGGAGAATGCAGAAATGCTTTTGAAAGAGTTAACAGATAAATTCACCATAAATACATCACTATTTGATCCGGAGGATAATCAGTTGAACCTTACGCTTCAGCTTCCTACTAATGATTCAAGAGAGGTGCTGACTTATTTGTCATCCAAAGCAAACATTAATCATTTTGTAGAGACGGTTCCGTCTACAAGTGAAATTTTTATACAAACAGTACAAAGTAAAAGTAAAGCCGTAGATGAATAA
- a CDS encoding pyrophosphohydrolase domain-containing protein, with protein sequence MKNKISAVELFHNSFGLGVSETMQADLGEAKNLLRFNLMDEENNEYLEAAKNDDLVEVADALGDMLYILCGTILEHGMQHKIEEVFNEIQRSNMSKLGADGKPIYREDGKVLKGPNYFKPNISEILKG encoded by the coding sequence ATGAAAAACAAAATAAGTGCGGTAGAACTCTTTCATAACTCTTTTGGGCTTGGGGTATCAGAAACTATGCAAGCAGATTTAGGTGAAGCCAAGAACTTGCTTCGGTTTAATTTAATGGATGAAGAGAATAATGAATATTTAGAGGCTGCAAAAAATGATGACCTAGTGGAGGTAGCAGATGCCTTGGGCGATATGCTTTACATATTATGTGGAACTATACTTGAGCATGGTATGCAGCATAAGATAGAAGAAGTCTTTAATGAAATACAACGTAGTAATATGAGTAAGTTGGGTGCAGATGGTAAGCCAATTTATCGTGAGGACGGCAAGGTGTTAAAGGGCCCTAATTATTTTAAGCCTAATATTTCTGAGATTCTAAAAGGATAA
- a CDS encoding nucleotide exchange factor GrpE — translation MSDKQNTEEFDEVLDQDQTETTSENNIEQEELSVEEQLREDLAKEKDKFLRLFAEFENFKRRTSKERMELFKTAGQEIMVSMLPVLDDFERALKEMSKSEDKEMFKGVELIRVKFRETLKNKGLEEVGAEAGDVFDADIHEAITQIPAPSKKLKGKIVDVVEKGFKLGDKIIRHPKVVVGN, via the coding sequence ATGAGCGATAAACAAAATACAGAAGAGTTTGATGAGGTATTGGATCAAGACCAAACCGAGACAACCTCTGAAAACAATATAGAGCAAGAAGAGCTAAGTGTAGAGGAACAGTTAAGGGAAGACCTTGCTAAGGAAAAGGATAAATTTCTTAGGTTGTTTGCTGAGTTCGAAAACTTCAAAAGAAGAACTTCAAAAGAGCGTATGGAATTGTTTAAAACGGCGGGACAAGAAATTATGGTTTCTATGTTGCCGGTTTTAGATGATTTTGAGCGTGCTCTAAAAGAGATGTCCAAGTCAGAGGATAAAGAAATGTTTAAAGGAGTGGAGCTTATCCGTGTTAAATTCCGCGAGACCTTAAAAAATAAGGGATTAGAAGAAGTAGGTGCGGAAGCAGGTGATGTTTTTGATGCTGATATACACGAAGCTATTACACAAATACCGGCCCCTAGTAAAAAACTCAAAGGCAAAATTGTAGATGTAGTTGAGAAAGGGTTTAAGCTTGGCGATAAAATCATTCGTCATCCAAAAGTGGTTGTAGGAAACTAA
- a CDS encoding DUF6268 family outer membrane beta-barrel protein, whose translation MNSKKCSARIVFFLLWSFVGFSQTPDIVRLEYMMMPRNNSNAELSRMKLLVNVPIKIKDSNNLVIGAEYNRLAYNLEKELPFSDAGLKQFHVVDVNMAYVWKFNPNWRFIGVITPRLSSTLANPLENGDFSVNSTIGFLKEKKKVAKPSIMVIGLAYNSTVALRVPIPIFYYEQRFHKNWSYVVGIPKTGMKYHLKEKHQFQAEFIFDGYYVNLQNNIVLPNTVSASSVSSSAALVTVGYQYKLAANTFLYAYAGHTVFQDGVLRDEDRNDIFTLNDNPSFYFRTGFRIGL comes from the coding sequence GTGAATAGTAAAAAATGTAGTGCCCGTATTGTTTTTTTCCTTTTATGGTCTTTTGTTGGTTTTAGCCAGACACCAGATATTGTAAGGTTAGAGTACATGATGATGCCAAGAAATAATTCTAATGCTGAGCTATCTAGAATGAAGCTATTGGTAAACGTGCCAATAAAGATAAAAGATTCTAATAACTTAGTTATTGGAGCGGAATATAACCGTTTGGCTTATAATTTAGAAAAAGAGCTTCCGTTTAGTGATGCTGGTCTAAAACAGTTTCATGTGGTAGATGTCAATATGGCGTACGTGTGGAAATTTAATCCTAATTGGCGTTTTATAGGTGTAATTACGCCTCGCTTGTCATCCACATTAGCAAACCCTTTGGAGAATGGAGATTTCTCGGTAAACTCTACTATCGGTTTTCTAAAGGAGAAAAAGAAGGTAGCTAAGCCTAGTATAATGGTTATTGGTCTTGCCTATAATTCTACTGTAGCACTGCGGGTGCCCATACCAATTTTTTACTATGAACAACGCTTTCATAAAAACTGGAGTTATGTGGTAGGTATTCCTAAGACCGGAATGAAATATCATTTAAAAGAAAAGCATCAGTTTCAGGCGGAATTTATTTTTGATGGCTATTACGTTAATTTGCAGAATAATATTGTACTGCCAAATACTGTAAGTGCTTCTTCCGTATCATCATCGGCAGCATTGGTTACGGTGGGTTATCAATATAAGTTGGCGGCTAATACATTTCTTTATGCTTACGCCGGTCATACGGTCTTTCAAGATGGAGTGTTGAGAGATGAAGATAGAAATGATATTTTTACATTAAATGACAATCCTAGTTTTTACTTTAGAACAGGATTTAGAATAGGACTTTAA
- a CDS encoding TIGR01777 family oxidoreductase gives MRILITGATGLVGSAIVEQCHKNDIAVNYLTTSKSKITSEPKFQGYYWNPDKGEIDLECFNGVSAIINLAGATISKRWTSSYKKKIVSSRVNSLRTLHTALGKVDSNEITSFVSASAIGRYPHSLSKFYTEEETEIDDSFLGEVVDVWESETDKFSSFGFNVAKVRIGLVMSCQGGALPEMAKPIKNYVGAAFGSGQQWQSWVHISDLARIFVFVVAYNLEGVYNGVGPNPVTNTKLIKEIAKVLDRPVVLPNIPQLVMKIILGKMSYLLFASQRVSCKKIEEEGFNFVYPNVCVALEAIYSSKECSKSSGLGALSKEYVS, from the coding sequence ATGAGAATACTGATTACAGGGGCAACAGGTCTGGTAGGCAGTGCGATTGTAGAGCAATGCCATAAGAATGATATTGCTGTAAATTACCTTACTACTAGTAAAAGTAAAATTACTTCAGAGCCCAAATTTCAAGGTTATTATTGGAATCCAGATAAAGGCGAAATAGATTTAGAGTGTTTTAATGGAGTTTCTGCTATTATAAATTTGGCAGGTGCTACTATTTCTAAAAGATGGACTTCTAGCTATAAGAAGAAGATTGTATCAAGCAGGGTTAATTCTTTGCGCACGTTACACACGGCCTTAGGAAAGGTAGATTCTAATGAGATCACTTCTTTTGTTTCTGCATCGGCTATTGGTAGATATCCGCATTCTTTGAGTAAGTTCTATACGGAGGAAGAAACGGAGATAGATGATAGTTTTTTAGGCGAGGTTGTTGATGTTTGGGAGAGTGAAACGGATAAATTCAGCAGTTTTGGATTTAATGTAGCCAAGGTGCGAATAGGATTGGTAATGTCGTGCCAAGGAGGTGCGCTACCCGAAATGGCAAAGCCGATAAAAAATTATGTTGGAGCGGCATTTGGTAGCGGTCAACAGTGGCAATCTTGGGTTCATATTTCAGATTTGGCACGGATTTTTGTATTCGTTGTAGCGTATAATTTAGAAGGAGTGTATAATGGGGTAGGTCCTAACCCTGTTACTAATACAAAGTTAATAAAAGAAATAGCCAAAGTTCTTGATAGGCCGGTTGTGTTACCTAATATACCACAATTGGTAATGAAGATAATTTTGGGTAAAATGTCTTATCTACTCTTTGCTAGCCAACGTGTAAGTTGTAAAAAGATAGAAGAAGAAGGGTTTAATTTTGTCTACCCAAATGTCTGTGTGGCTTTGGAGGCTATATATAGTAGCAAGGAGTGTTCTAAATCATCTGGTTTAGGAGCTTTGTCCAAAGAGTATGTTTCATAA